Proteins encoded within one genomic window of Fibrobacterota bacterium:
- a CDS encoding oligosaccharide flippase family protein, with protein MGRFMIARQDMTADAEAQSPAALAPSVGPATVPTTDPVAASSAVSVTAPNPGPSAPAQKIFAGAGWLALSKVGSQIFSWAGTFYVATHLSPSDYGLSNLSTAFTEFAVILTNLGIGTTLVQRQETDSVKADNLFTATLGLGVLLALSALGLAYVGAWYFRDARLVALTQFTAFIYLLSSLTIVPYNFLNRDMRFRERGLLDMYSVVASISIQMLLARLGFGVWTLLWGSAVRFGARLGLAFWYSGYRPRLRFSWTLLKDDIAFSARLTLNWLLFVLKERSIPILIGRSFSVAQLGLLGFAGSLSGIPNLKIVQLLREVLLPLLSKRNHDPIAQLRGLGTALKMMTLLILPIYLCGWHYGVDTLSLILPERWVPMFPLFEALCLVQLWTVLASIVSIYNTAQGKPGRSTWYEGAMALCIPIATLACLHFRLIQLAHIWSAVGAGVFFIWFLWQFRSETALVRGFLGQVFSAIGVSGALFALDTLVSRHLPGAGMGREMGREVAWAVLLARIALFCAGYGLFLRLAHWEFLKGLRRK; from the coding sequence ATGGGTCGCTTCATGATCGCCCGCCAGGACATGACCGCCGATGCCGAGGCGCAGTCTCCCGCGGCGCTGGCCCCCTCGGTGGGCCCGGCCACGGTGCCCACCACGGACCCGGTGGCGGCTTCGTCCGCGGTTTCGGTGACGGCACCCAACCCGGGCCCTTCGGCGCCCGCCCAGAAGATCTTCGCCGGCGCGGGCTGGCTCGCCCTGTCCAAGGTGGGCTCGCAGATCTTTTCCTGGGCCGGCACCTTCTACGTGGCCACCCATCTGTCCCCCAGCGATTATGGCCTCTCCAACCTGTCCACCGCTTTTACCGAGTTCGCCGTGATCCTGACCAACCTGGGGATCGGCACCACCTTGGTGCAGCGACAGGAAACCGATTCCGTAAAGGCCGACAACCTGTTCACCGCCACCTTGGGCCTGGGCGTCCTTTTGGCCTTGAGCGCATTGGGCCTGGCCTACGTGGGCGCCTGGTATTTCCGCGATGCCCGCCTGGTGGCCCTCACCCAGTTCACCGCCTTCATCTATCTGCTCAGCTCGCTGACCATCGTTCCCTACAATTTCCTGAATCGCGACATGCGCTTCCGGGAGCGGGGCTTGCTGGACATGTACAGCGTGGTGGCTTCCATCTCGATCCAGATGCTGCTGGCCCGCCTGGGGTTCGGCGTGTGGACCTTGCTGTGGGGATCGGCGGTGCGCTTCGGGGCGCGCCTGGGGCTCGCCTTCTGGTATTCCGGCTACCGTCCGCGTTTGCGCTTCAGCTGGACCTTGCTCAAGGACGACATCGCCTTCTCGGCCCGGCTCACCCTGAACTGGCTGCTGTTCGTCCTCAAGGAACGCAGCATCCCCATCCTCATCGGGCGTTCGTTCAGCGTCGCGCAATTGGGCCTGCTCGGTTTCGCGGGCAGCCTGTCGGGCATCCCCAACCTCAAGATAGTGCAGCTCCTGCGCGAGGTGCTTTTACCTCTCCTCTCCAAGCGCAACCACGATCCCATCGCGCAATTACGCGGCTTGGGCACCGCCCTGAAGATGATGACCCTGCTCATCCTTCCCATCTACCTGTGCGGATGGCATTACGGAGTCGATACCCTGTCCTTGATCCTTCCGGAACGCTGGGTGCCCATGTTCCCGCTCTTCGAGGCGCTTTGCCTGGTGCAACTCTGGACCGTGCTGGCCAGCATCGTGTCCATCTACAACACCGCCCAGGGCAAGCCCGGCCGCTCCACCTGGTACGAAGGCGCCATGGCCCTGTGCATCCCCATCGCCACCCTGGCCTGCCTGCATTTCCGCCTGATCCAACTGGCGCATATCTGGTCGGCGGTGGGGGCGGGCGTCTTCTTCATCTGGTTCCTATGGCAATTCCGATCCGAGACCGCCCTGGTGCGCGGCTTCCTCGGCCAGGTCTTTTCCGCGATCGGCGTTTCGGGAGCATTGTTCGCCTTGGATACGCTGGTCTCGCGGCATCTCCCGGGAGCCGGGATGGGAAGGGAGATGGGAAGAGAGGTGGCCTGGGCCGTATTGCTGGCCCGCATCGCCCTATTCTGCGCGGGCTACGGGCTCTTCCTGCGCCTGGCGCATTGGGAATTCCTGAAGGGGTTGCGGCGGAAATAG